TATTGCCGATAATAACAAGTGGAAAAGGTAGATAATAATTACAACGAAATTTATGAGGCTTATTTATTAATAATTTCCCGTCGGCTTTATTGCCGTGCGAATCTTCTTGAGTAAAATCTATGGCTACGGATTTTATTTCGCGTAAATATGTTTTAAATTGTGAAATAGCTTCGTTATTTACGGCACTTGCGGTAGATATATTCACCAAGAAACAAAGAATAATTAAAGAAAATAGTTTTTTCATTTTGATATTTAGGTGTTTTATTTTACAATGTAAAGAAATGCTTTAAAGTGCCGGCTTCCCGCCGCAGCGGCGTTGTTGCATGGCTACCGGAATCGTCTGAGCTAAGGAGGGGCGTAGTCCCGACGCGGCAATCCGGTATAAACATATTTTTATACTAAACTTGTTTAGTATTCTAATTAAATCCCGAATATAATTCGGGATAGCCTGGATTGCCGCAGCCACTTCGTGGCTTCGCAATGACGGGTTTTTTATTAATTTTAGAGCCAAGCAGCAACGCCCGCCGCCGCTAGGAAGGACATAAATCTCAATTTCCTAGGTTAGCCTAGTATACACAATACCGATATATAATTCAAACTTAAATATTTTATGAAAATTACCGCCAAAATTGCTGCCTTAAAAGAAAGAGCCGAGAATGAAACGCGTACCGCTATTACCCCTGAAGTAGCAGGGCTTTTGGTTAAAAAAGGCTTTTTGGTTGTAGTGGAAAAGGAAATCGGCTTGCTTGCCGGTTTTTTAGATAAAGACTATAGCGATGTCGGAGCAAAAATTTCGGCAGTTCCTCTTGAGATTATTTCAGATGCCGACATTATATTAAAAGTACAGCCATCGCCTTTAACTGATAAATATAGTGAACTAGTATTTGCCAAACCAAACGCAATTATTATCGGACTATTATCTCCTTATTTAAATCATGATTATCTTGCGCAATTAGCAAAAAAAAATCTGATCGGTATTGCTATGGAGTTAGTACCGCGGATTACTAAAGCACAAAATATGGATGCTTTATCATCTCAAAGTAATTTAGCCGGTTACAGAGCCGTAATTGAAGCAAGTTATCATTTCACTAGGGGCTTCCCGATGATGATGACGGCAGCCGGCACAATCACACCGTGTAAAACGCTGGTGCTTGGCATCGGCGTTGCAGGATTGCAAGCTATTGCCACCGCTAAAAGGCTTGGTAGCGCCGTTGCCGGCTATGATGTACGAATAGCAACAAAAGAGCAGGTAGAAAGTTTGGGAGCAAAATTTGTCTCGCCGGAACTAAGTAATGATTTGCAAGATAAATCTGGTTATGCTTCGGAAGCGTCAAGTGATGACAAAGTTAA
This genomic window from Rickettsia endosymbiont of Ceutorhynchus obstrictus contains:
- a CDS encoding NAD(P) transhydrogenase subunit alpha — encoded protein: MKITAKIAALKERAENETRTAITPEVAGLLVKKGFLVVVEKEIGLLAGFLDKDYSDVGAKISAVPLEIISDADIILKVQPSPLTDKYSELVFAKPNAIIIGLLSPYLNHDYLAQLAKKNLIGIAMELVPRITKAQNMDALSSQSNLAGYRAVIEASYHFTRGFPMMMTAAGTITPCKTLVLGIGVAGLQAIATAKRLGSAVAGYDVRIATKEQVESLGAKFVSPELSNDLQDKSGYASEASSDDKVKQEEFLAKIIKNYDIVITTAQIPGKKAPILVTEQMVASMKYGTVIVDIATSTGGNVEGSKFDQIIVKNGVTIIGLSNLAGKIATDASKLYSKNLYNLLIYAFQNGKFNIDDELVQQMLLTNGGQIVHEKFRI